The following proteins are encoded in a genomic region of Tenebrio molitor chromosome 7, icTenMoli1.1, whole genome shotgun sequence:
- the LOC138135015 gene encoding potassium/sodium hyperpolarization-activated cyclic nucleotide-gated channel 1-like, whose translation MAAWKIEDHFCTLPCIDANDCLILHISSGYFVEFRRKFRKFFLVSQSNPESKAYLKSTVQIHEEEDRQLRYHYAMIHPFSEFRIWWETYMIVIYLFLLIFVIPLELCFLIHTPVFIIYWKVILDVMCYGDMIVNFFTGYVDSERQKIELRGFKVALHYLLGFFVIDLVSSFPISLYIYLTGTHSMHPWKGFLFLKLFRLRTLHSYITKYLRRRKVWSSSLKSLALSMYFIVGVFWFLGTTIYMQTVTMNKEILTQDTNVQEKLETLINKCTEIIECVMLVGPDAVTFYTDWPVKIMNIFYIVAGSAINMIILAQVLRIYKSRNTARNKHQKLLQEISQYMTYRQIPPDLKEKIIRYVEFKYQKRILKEAEIMSTLSESLREEIMLHNCRVMVARVEFFRDMPQVILMKVLSRLRPEVYLKNEIIYQCGSIATAMYFIYIGGVTMYSNKGKELMTLVEGKHFGEISLLNNLPRMYTAVARSDCELLRLNRKDLLEVMKPYPKIRAHLSGAAHEKLQAMKSRGED comes from the exons ATGGCAGCTTGGAAAATCGAAGACCATTTCTGCACTTTGCCCTGCATCGATGCCAACGACTGTTTAATCCTTCACATAAGTTCCGGTTATTTTGTGGAGTTTCGGCGGAAGTTTCGCAAATTCTTTCTGGTGAGTCAGAGCAATCCAGAGAGCAAAGCTTACCTCAAGTCCACGGTGCAAATTCACGAGGAAGAAGACAGACAACTCAGATACCACTACGCTATGATCCATCCGTTCAGCGAATTCAGAATCTGGTGGGAAACGTACATGATTGTGATATATCTCTTCCTTCTCATCTTTGTGATACCCCTGGAGCTCTGTTTTCTTATCCACACCCCAGTTTTCATCATCTACTGGAAAGTGATACTCGACGTCATGTGCTACGGAGACATGATCGTCAACTTCTTCACGGGCTACGTAGACTCCGAGCGCCAGAAGATCGAATTGCGTGGATTTAAGGTGGCCCTGCACTATCTCTTGGGGTTCTTCGTCATCGACTTGGTGTCATCGTTTCCGATCAGTCTGTACATTTACTTGACGGGCACGCACTCCATGCACCCTTGGAAAGGCTTTCTCTTCTTAAAACTGTTCCGTCTCCGCACTCTCCACAGTTACATCACCAAATATTTGCGAAGGCGCAAAGTTTGGAGTTCCAGTCTCAAATCCCTCGCGCTATCGATGTATTTCATCGTCGGTGTCTTCTGGTTCCTCGGAACCACCATCTATATGCAGACAGTAACCATGAATAAAGAGATATTGACTCAAGACACCAACGTACAAGAGAAACTAGAAACACTCATCAATAAGTGTACCGAAATTATAGAATGCGTGATGCTTGTGGGTCCCGACGCTGTCACATTTTATACCGATTGGCCGGTCAAGATCATGAACATTTTCTACATAGTGGCTGGAAGCGCCATCAACATGATCATCTTGGCCCAAGTGCTGCGCATTTACAAGAGCCGCAACACTGCACGCAACAAGCACCAAAAGCTGCTTCAGGAAATCTCTCAGTACATGACTTACAGACAGATTCCGCCGGATTTGAAGGAGAAAATCATACGTtacgtggagttcaagtaccAGAAGAGAATCTTGAAAGAAGCCGAGATTATGAGTACACTTTCAGAGAGCCTGCGCGAG GAGATTATGCTTCACAACTGTCGAGTCATGGTGGCAAGAGTCGAATTCTTCCGAGACATGCCTCAGGTGATACTGATGAAGGTGTTGAGTCGGTTGCGTCCGGAGGTCTATCTGAAGAACGAAATCATCTACCAATGTGGATCTATCGCCACTGCGATGTACTTTATCTACATCGGAGGGGTCACGATGTATTCGAATAAAGGGAAAGAA TTGATGACGTTGGTTGAAGGAAAACACTTTGGCGAAATCTCTTTGTTAAATAACTTGCCGCGGATGTACACCGCTGTCGCTAGGAGCGATTGCGAGTTGTTGCGTTTGAATCGAAAGGATCTTCTAGAGGTGATGAAGCCGTATCCGAAGATTCGCGCTCATCTGTCAGGTGCGGCTCATGAGAAGCTTCAGGCAATGAAGAGTCGAGGAGAAGACTGA